The Falco naumanni isolate bFalNau1 chromosome 1, bFalNau1.pat, whole genome shotgun sequence genome window below encodes:
- the TMEM128 gene encoding transmembrane protein 128, with translation MRFTVQLIRNVLVSHCPSAHIIRYSHAPPAPSAVPPAPPTRLPTNRGPGNATTRYGSSRRPRGHRPPAPSAPTDGAAAPHANGRRGRHASRPLASLPERPKMEAGASGDPVPRLRRGVRRGAEPRDPLLPQPPLGGGGAAEESTAVEKKRKPLTRLYIHSAFWILASIAVTYYFDFFKTITETFQANSWWLASGGCLLAACLSVAFYCILYLEWYCGIEDYDAQYPALINITIATFIAAAICFNIALWPVWSFMTPLLLFIQFMGFVMLVSLLG, from the exons ATGCGATTTACGGTACAGTTGATCCGTAACGTGTTAGTGAGCCACTGCCCATCTGCACACATCATACGCTACAGCCACGCTCCACCAGCGCCTAGcgccgtgcccccagcccctccgaCTCGCCTTCCGACCAACCGTGGGCCCGGCAACGCGACGACCCGCTACGGCAGCTCCCGGCGCCCCCGCGGCCACCGCCCGCCAGCCCCCTCTGCCCCTACAGACGGGGCCGCCGCCCCTCACGCCAACGGCCGCCGCGGCCGCCACGCTTCCCGCCCCCTGGCGTCACTGCCGGAGCGGCCCAAGATGGAGGCCGGCGCCAGCGGGGACCCTGTCCCGAGGCTCCGGCGCGGTGTGCGGCGAGGGGCAGAGCCCCGCGACCCGCTGCTGCCGCAGCCGCCTCTCGGGGGTGGTGGAGCGGCTG AAGAGTCTACAGCTGTAGAGAAGAAGAGGAAGCCTCTTACCAGACTGTATATTCATTCCGCATTCTGGATTTTGGCATCAATTGCTGTGACATactactttgatttttttaaaactattacaGAAACTTTTCAAGCAAATAG TTGGTGGCTTGCCTCTGGCGGTTGTTTATTGGCTGCATGTTTGTCTGTTGCCTTTTACTGCATACTGTATCTTGAGTGGTATTGTGGAATTGAGGATTATGATGCACAGTACCCAGCACTGATAAATATCACAATAGCTACCTTTATTGCAGCAGCAATTTG TTTCAACATTGCCTTGTGGCCCGTCTGGTCGTTTATGACACCTTTGTTGCTCTTCATTCAGTTTATGGGTTTTGTGATGCTTGTGTCACTCCTGGGATAA